One genomic region from Kineobactrum salinum encodes:
- a CDS encoding outer membrane protein assembly factor BamB family protein, translating to MAYGETPTLNGLFSTAQITQGAQLFARECVRCHSAEQVSGFAYQRWQDKTLGDLFDVVRKTMPPESAGRLQGQDYLDVLAFVLSRQQHEAGAHTIAISQHDWREVVIRPPLVTARSPKAAERNWTAYRGDVRSQGYSPADQINRHNVKDLKIAWRWSGRNFGPSPELKSITTPLMVDGVLYLTAGLTRNVVAVDAASGETLWMWRPDEGKRFDTAPRKGAGRGVAYWRNPKAKGRILTVTPGFQLVALDALTGLPVSTFGDNGVVDLRQGLRRAKGRDLDIGSSSPPLVIGDVVVVGPAHESGTRPPSKRNVKGDVRAYSAVTGKHLWTFDTIPAPGAARSNSWEKNTNAYTGNAGVWAPMSGDPELGLVYLPVESPTNDYYGGERPGDNRYANSLVCLDARTGKLRWYFQTTHHDIWDWDLPAAPILVDIPRKTGIVKAVAQLTKQAFVYVFNRETGQPLWPIEERPAPPSDVPGEKTSPTQPVPKAPAPFDRQGITADDLIDFTPALRAAALEAIKPYRLGQFYAGASLANAADGTHGTLMLPSPVGGANWEGGVVDPETGMLYVGSMTLPVALALEPSPPGSDSGYVGVGVGAVPTVDGLPVVKPPWGRITAIDLKTGQHAWMVPNGDAPETVKQHPMLQGIDIGRTGKQTRSGLLVTKTLLFAGEGWGVTGEGWGGSPVLRAHDKQTGGIVAEIHLPGAQTGLPMSYVWQGKQYIVMAVGDGEQPAELVALSLP from the coding sequence GTGGCATACGGCGAGACGCCAACGTTAAATGGCTTATTTTCCACGGCACAGATTACACAAGGCGCCCAACTGTTCGCACGCGAATGCGTGCGATGCCATTCGGCTGAGCAGGTATCGGGGTTTGCCTATCAGCGCTGGCAAGACAAAACGTTGGGCGATTTGTTCGACGTGGTGCGCAAAACCATGCCGCCGGAAAGCGCGGGCCGGTTGCAGGGGCAGGATTACCTTGACGTGCTCGCGTTCGTGCTGTCCCGGCAACAACATGAGGCGGGCGCGCACACCATCGCCATTTCACAGCACGATTGGCGCGAGGTTGTTATTCGCCCGCCGCTTGTCACTGCCCGTTCACCTAAAGCAGCTGAGAGAAACTGGACCGCGTACCGAGGCGATGTACGGTCCCAGGGCTATTCCCCGGCGGATCAGATCAACCGCCATAATGTGAAGGACCTGAAAATCGCCTGGCGTTGGAGCGGGCGAAATTTCGGCCCATCTCCGGAACTCAAGAGCATCACCACGCCGCTGATGGTGGATGGCGTGCTTTACCTAACGGCCGGCCTGACCCGCAATGTGGTGGCGGTGGATGCGGCGTCCGGCGAAACCCTGTGGATGTGGCGCCCCGATGAGGGCAAACGGTTTGATACGGCGCCGCGCAAAGGGGCGGGCAGAGGGGTCGCCTATTGGCGGAACCCGAAGGCTAAGGGACGTATCTTGACCGTGACGCCGGGTTTTCAACTGGTCGCGCTGGATGCGTTGACGGGGTTGCCCGTCAGCACCTTTGGTGACAATGGCGTGGTGGATCTGCGACAGGGACTCAGGCGGGCGAAGGGCCGCGATCTTGACATCGGCTCCTCGTCACCGCCGTTGGTGATTGGCGATGTTGTGGTGGTAGGGCCGGCGCACGAAAGCGGCACACGCCCGCCGTCCAAGCGCAACGTCAAAGGCGATGTGCGCGCCTACAGTGCCGTCACAGGAAAACACCTGTGGACATTCGATACCATCCCGGCGCCGGGTGCGGCGAGATCCAACTCCTGGGAAAAGAACACCAACGCCTATACCGGCAATGCAGGGGTATGGGCACCGATGTCCGGTGATCCGGAACTGGGACTGGTTTACCTGCCGGTGGAGTCACCAACCAATGATTATTATGGCGGCGAGAGACCGGGCGACAACCGCTACGCCAACAGCCTGGTCTGTCTGGACGCCAGGACGGGCAAGCTCCGCTGGTATTTCCAAACCACGCACCATGATATCTGGGACTGGGACCTGCCCGCCGCGCCTATTCTTGTGGATATTCCGCGTAAGACAGGCATTGTCAAAGCGGTGGCGCAGCTAACCAAACAGGCGTTTGTCTATGTCTTTAACCGGGAGACGGGCCAGCCGCTCTGGCCAATCGAGGAACGCCCGGCGCCACCCTCCGATGTACCGGGTGAGAAAACGTCGCCGACGCAGCCTGTTCCCAAAGCTCCCGCACCATTTGACCGGCAGGGTATTACCGCGGATGATCTGATCGATTTTACGCCCGCGTTACGCGCGGCCGCGCTGGAGGCGATCAAGCCCTACCGACTCGGTCAGTTTTATGCCGGCGCCTCATTGGCGAATGCCGCGGACGGCACCCACGGCACGCTGATGTTGCCTTCGCCTGTTGGTGGCGCCAATTGGGAGGGCGGTGTTGTCGATCCGGAGACCGGCATGCTTTACGTCGGCTCGATGACCCTGCCGGTGGCTCTGGCCCTGGAGCCGAGTCCACCCGGTAGTGATAGCGGCTATGTCGGTGTCGGCGTCGGCGCCGTCCCTACCGTCGATGGGTTGCCGGTGGTTAAGCCGCCCTGGGGCCGCATTACGGCCATCGATTTAAAGACAGGCCAACATGCCTGGATGGTGCCCAATGGCGACGCGCCGGAGACTGTTAAACAGCATCCGATGCTACAGGGCATTGATATCGGGCGCACCGGCAAGCAGACGCGTAGCGGCTTGCTGGTGACCAAAACACTGCTGTTTGCGGGCGAGGGTTGGGGAGTTACGGGCGAGGGTTGGGGAGGCTCG
- a CDS encoding 6-bladed beta-propeller has translation MTISRYRAVLAGVCFVLLSSTGSAGGPKDTVSYAHDPSWPTVLDQFQWGVAEDKEATNSTSATGVGVDRQHGLVYVLVRTAPNVRVFREDGTFVRAWSPAKVVNVHMLHVDPDSNIWIADSGAHTVTKYTPEGKVLLTLGTFGEPGMDGKHFNAPTDIATTADGQTLFVSDGYGNNRVAKFDRSGSYLGMWGGAKPGTEPGEFILPHSITVVDQKVYVADRSGGRIQAFDLDGHFIDEWRDTIVPWGIAEYQQRLYVIGVPFKQDSAYPTTTALTQVTITDPYKAMLPPKGQIITVFDRAGGIVQTILLPQGQTFGEVDWVHGVDVGANGDIYLVDVMGNHIQKWNKTVFPENNVPVSTQ, from the coding sequence GTGACTATTAGCAGGTATAGAGCGGTATTAGCGGGCGTGTGTTTTGTACTGCTGTCGTCAACGGGATCCGCCGGAGGACCAAAGGATACCGTTTCTTATGCGCACGATCCGTCCTGGCCGACGGTACTCGATCAGTTTCAATGGGGTGTGGCGGAAGACAAAGAGGCTACTAACTCCACCAGCGCAACAGGTGTGGGTGTCGATAGACAGCACGGCTTGGTGTATGTCCTGGTCCGAACCGCACCTAACGTCAGGGTGTTTCGAGAAGACGGCACCTTTGTACGCGCCTGGTCGCCGGCCAAAGTCGTGAATGTGCATATGCTTCACGTCGATCCCGACAGCAATATCTGGATCGCCGACAGCGGCGCGCATACGGTCACGAAATACACTCCCGAAGGGAAGGTATTGCTCACATTGGGTACGTTTGGCGAACCGGGCATGGATGGCAAGCACTTCAATGCGCCTACGGATATTGCCACGACAGCGGATGGACAAACCCTTTTTGTCTCGGACGGCTACGGCAATAACCGGGTGGCTAAATTCGATCGCTCGGGAAGTTACCTGGGGATGTGGGGCGGTGCCAAGCCGGGCACCGAGCCGGGTGAATTTATCCTGCCGCACAGCATCACCGTGGTGGATCAGAAGGTCTATGTGGCGGACCGCAGTGGTGGTCGTATTCAGGCGTTTGATCTGGATGGGCACTTTATCGATGAGTGGCGGGATACCATAGTCCCTTGGGGCATTGCTGAATATCAACAGCGGCTCTACGTGATCGGGGTGCCATTTAAACAAGACTCCGCATACCCGACCACGACCGCGTTGACTCAGGTGACCATCACAGATCCCTATAAAGCTATGCTTCCGCCAAAGGGACAAATTATAACGGTATTTGATCGCGCGGGAGGTATTGTACAAACAATTTTATTGCCCCAGGGCCAGACCTTTGGCGAAGTGGATTGGGTCCATGGGGTGGATGTGGGCGCCAACGGTGATATCTATCTGGTCGATGTGATGGGCAACCATATACAGAAGTGGAATAAAACCGTTTTCCCTGAAAACAATGTGCCTGTATCGACGCAATGA
- a CDS encoding TonB-dependent receptor, giving the protein MAIALLSMGGAMICVTLPVTAAAQTGGIEEVVVTASKRATGLRPQDMGSSISVVTARTLEDAGIVNLDALVSLVPGLNIESYGPGDSEYIIRGINAAGESTVGVYFDESPISGRFEQDGGGKNAAVKLIDIERIEVLKGPQGSLFGANSMSGTVRIITNKPDLQEFQGRTDANFGMTRYSSDENYQVSGVLNVPVVKNKLGVRLVVYSDRSAGFIDNTQIGVKDANDVEVNGFRGHVLFEPNPDFSLLASVTYQDLEAGHNGRVTPEGELGADGAFYINEGPENPRSAAPGGKYINTEFSHTGWDEDLWLLSLTGELNTAAGVITATTSYYDREILRFQDSTPVNTTTLAGLFNTVGFSTPPAGVLLQPQDREITTVELRYASDFDLPVQLVAGGFYQRETSNFDSNVLNVNSDGRPVEAFMPSAPTIVTGAGEPGELNSIFGRYLDGKRERLAFFGEATYEVTPEIELVGGMRWFRFEIEEEQNNTGPDFLAGNDPFSVSGNETTVTWKVNLAYKPTDEETYYALVSTGFRPGSTNVAAGIAGIAGGVDIPPTFDSDSLRNHEVGAKLQLWDRRVNMSMAAFWLEWEDIQVQTITEGGFNFIDNAGKARVLGLETEAQVYFYEHWTANFGLTYTDAQLTQDQPLVVGPSGASFTGRDGDSIPKTPEFTAVLGVSYRFQVAEWENEIRADYYHKSDSRSDFSRTDAVLGVDNQNYRKLPSTDTININANFTKGNVTLGLYAMNVTDEYIVVDVLSSDQDPFAYIIGRPRTIGARVGVEF; this is encoded by the coding sequence ATGGCTATTGCCCTGCTGTCCATGGGTGGCGCAATGATTTGTGTGACCCTTCCGGTTACCGCAGCCGCCCAGACCGGAGGGATCGAGGAAGTCGTGGTGACTGCTTCAAAGCGAGCAACGGGTCTGAGACCTCAGGACATGGGTTCTTCCATTTCTGTTGTCACGGCGCGAACTCTTGAGGATGCCGGTATAGTCAATCTCGATGCCCTGGTCTCCCTGGTACCGGGCCTGAACATTGAATCCTATGGGCCGGGTGACAGCGAATATATTATTCGCGGTATCAATGCCGCGGGTGAGTCAACCGTGGGTGTCTACTTTGACGAGTCTCCTATTTCCGGACGATTCGAGCAGGATGGCGGGGGCAAGAACGCTGCGGTAAAACTCATTGACATCGAGCGCATTGAAGTACTGAAGGGGCCGCAGGGCAGTCTGTTCGGTGCCAATTCCATGTCGGGCACTGTCCGCATTATCACCAACAAGCCCGATCTTCAGGAATTTCAAGGGCGAACGGATGCCAATTTCGGCATGACGCGATACTCAAGTGATGAAAATTACCAGGTGAGCGGCGTGCTAAACGTTCCCGTGGTCAAGAATAAGCTCGGCGTTCGGCTGGTTGTTTATAGCGATCGTTCTGCCGGATTTATCGACAACACCCAGATCGGCGTGAAGGACGCCAATGACGTCGAAGTTAACGGGTTCCGTGGGCATGTCCTGTTTGAACCCAACCCGGATTTCAGCCTTTTGGCCAGCGTGACCTATCAAGATTTGGAGGCGGGGCATAACGGACGTGTCACACCGGAGGGTGAACTTGGTGCAGATGGCGCTTTTTATATCAATGAGGGGCCGGAGAATCCCCGCAGTGCCGCGCCGGGTGGTAAGTATATCAATACCGAATTTTCCCACACGGGCTGGGATGAAGACCTGTGGCTCCTGAGCCTGACGGGTGAGCTGAATACAGCTGCGGGTGTGATCACTGCGACCACGTCCTATTATGACCGTGAAATCCTGCGTTTCCAGGACTCAACGCCGGTCAATACAACAACTCTTGCCGGCTTATTCAATACCGTCGGATTCAGCACGCCGCCCGCCGGTGTTCTCCTTCAACCGCAGGACAGGGAAATCACAACCGTTGAATTGCGTTACGCCTCGGATTTTGATTTACCGGTGCAGCTCGTTGCGGGTGGTTTCTACCAGCGCGAAACCAGCAATTTCGACAGCAACGTATTGAACGTGAACTCCGACGGTCGGCCCGTGGAGGCGTTCATGCCATCCGCGCCCACGATCGTGACGGGTGCTGGCGAGCCTGGGGAGCTCAATAGTATTTTCGGGCGTTACCTGGACGGCAAACGCGAGCGCCTGGCTTTCTTCGGCGAGGCCACTTATGAAGTCACGCCGGAGATCGAACTTGTTGGTGGGATGCGCTGGTTCCGCTTTGAAATCGAGGAGGAACAGAACAATACCGGTCCTGACTTCCTGGCTGGAAACGATCCGTTTTCCGTCAGCGGGAACGAAACTACCGTCACCTGGAAGGTTAATCTGGCCTACAAGCCGACTGACGAGGAAACCTATTACGCACTGGTCAGCACGGGGTTCCGCCCCGGTAGCACCAACGTGGCGGCAGGTATCGCCGGTATTGCCGGTGGTGTAGACATACCACCCACCTTCGACAGTGACAGCCTGCGTAACCATGAAGTAGGAGCCAAGCTTCAGCTCTGGGACAGGCGCGTCAATATGAGCATGGCGGCTTTCTGGCTAGAATGGGAGGATATCCAGGTTCAGACCATCACGGAAGGCGGGTTCAACTTCATCGACAATGCGGGCAAAGCGCGTGTTCTCGGTCTTGAAACCGAAGCTCAAGTGTATTTCTATGAACACTGGACGGCCAATTTCGGCCTCACTTACACGGATGCGCAGCTAACCCAGGACCAGCCGCTTGTGGTGGGGCCCTCTGGCGCCTCATTCACGGGGCGGGACGGGGACTCAATCCCCAAGACGCCTGAATTCACCGCTGTTCTCGGGGTCAGCTATCGATTCCAGGTTGCTGAATGGGAAAACGAGATCAGGGCGGATTATTACCACAAGTCTGACTCTCGCTCCGACTTCAGCAGAACGGATGCTGTGTTGGGTGTGGATAATCAGAACTATCGCAAGCTCCCCTCAACCGATACCATTAACATCAATGCCAACTTTACCAAGGGTAACGTGACTCTCGGTCTCTATGCCATGAATGTGACGGACGAATATATTGTGGTTGATGTGCTGAGTTCCGATCAGGATCCGTTCGCCTATATCATCGGCCGGCCGCGCACCATCGGCGCACGGGTCGGGGTAGAGTTCTGA
- a CDS encoding aromatic-ring-hydroxylating dioxygenase subunit beta, protein MEDFQLYLELQDLQNRYITVIDEDRIEEWPDFFTEEAVYEIVPRESERLNLPAGLMHCFGKGMMRDRVVSYRQANVYHPHSYRHFVSGLQILERSPDKIVTRSNYLVVRTLQNLDSEVFQVGCYEDTVVPSEDGWRYASKRAIFENARVKALLVIPV, encoded by the coding sequence ATGGAAGATTTTCAGTTGTATCTTGAGCTTCAGGATTTGCAAAATCGCTATATTACGGTGATTGACGAGGACCGGATCGAAGAATGGCCCGACTTTTTCACTGAGGAAGCGGTCTATGAGATTGTGCCACGCGAAAGTGAGCGACTCAATCTTCCGGCCGGTCTGATGCACTGCTTTGGAAAGGGAATGATGCGGGACCGGGTGGTTTCTTATCGGCAAGCGAACGTTTATCACCCGCATAGCTACAGGCATTTCGTATCCGGCCTGCAGATTCTTGAGCGATCTCCGGACAAGATCGTCACGCGATCCAATTATCTTGTGGTAAGAACCTTACAGAACCTTGATTCGGAAGTCTTTCAGGTGGGGTGCTACGAAGATACGGTGGTGCCATCTGAGGACGGGTGGCGATATGCCAGTAAGCGAGCCATCTTTGAGAACGCCCGGGTCAAGGCCTTGCTGGTGATACCGGTATGA
- a CDS encoding Rieske 2Fe-2S domain-containing protein: MSNLDMDNGKKAAFTAPKFPEKDGSAVPYEVYTSQAIFDLEQERIFRGPVWSYLALEAELPNPGDFKSTFVGDTPVVVTRTPEGELAAWVNRCAHRGATVCREQRGNATSHTCIYHQWSYSCSGDLEGVPFRRGAQGVAGMPKSFDLEQNGLTKLRVDSYRGLIFATFSEEAPSLLDYIGERMRPGIDRIFHKPIEFLGCTRQYIRGNWKLYMENVRDGYHASLLHAFHATFNLVRSNQKARVIRDDGLDLHTCGDLFITPDPSGASDYKNISTFKEGLTLEYPDIVANRQEYDELVANHLQCIFPQLVIMQIQNVLAVRQVLPKGPNEFELIFNFFGYEDDTPELRRHRITQFNLVGPTGLISMEDGTAIELVQDAIKVGPPGVSISQMGLEASEEDQERVPMAENHIRRFWRGYQRIMGF, translated from the coding sequence ATGAGCAACCTGGATATGGATAACGGGAAGAAGGCGGCTTTCACGGCGCCGAAATTTCCGGAGAAGGATGGTTCCGCAGTCCCATACGAGGTCTACACATCCCAGGCAATATTCGACCTTGAGCAGGAGCGCATTTTCCGCGGTCCTGTCTGGAGTTATCTCGCCCTTGAAGCGGAGTTGCCTAATCCCGGGGACTTTAAAAGCACTTTCGTGGGCGACACGCCCGTGGTCGTCACGCGAACGCCGGAGGGTGAACTTGCTGCTTGGGTCAATCGTTGCGCGCACCGTGGAGCGACCGTCTGCCGCGAACAGCGTGGTAATGCGACCAGCCATACCTGCATCTATCATCAATGGAGTTATAGTTGCAGTGGGGACCTTGAAGGGGTGCCGTTTCGCCGAGGCGCACAAGGGGTCGCCGGCATGCCGAAAAGCTTTGACCTGGAGCAAAATGGACTGACAAAGTTGCGCGTTGACAGCTATCGCGGCCTCATCTTCGCGACCTTTAGCGAGGAAGCACCCTCGCTGCTGGACTATATCGGCGAAAGGATGCGGCCAGGGATCGATCGCATCTTCCACAAGCCCATCGAGTTTCTCGGTTGTACCCGACAGTATATCCGTGGGAACTGGAAGCTTTACATGGAGAATGTGCGGGACGGATATCATGCCTCTTTGCTCCACGCATTTCATGCCACCTTCAACCTCGTGCGATCCAACCAGAAGGCCCGGGTCATCCGTGATGATGGTCTGGATCTGCATACATGTGGCGATCTGTTTATCACGCCGGACCCAAGCGGTGCTTCAGATTACAAGAACATTTCGACCTTCAAGGAGGGTTTGACACTCGAATATCCAGATATCGTCGCCAATCGCCAGGAGTATGACGAACTGGTCGCCAATCATCTCCAGTGTATTTTTCCACAACTGGTCATCATGCAGATTCAGAATGTACTGGCGGTCCGCCAGGTCCTTCCAAAGGGGCCGAATGAGTTTGAATTGATCTTCAACTTCTTCGGATATGAAGACGATACACCCGAACTGCGCCGCCATCGCATTACCCAGTTCAACCTGGTGGGTCCGACTGGTTTGATATCCATGGAAGACGGTACTGCCATCGAGCTTGTTCAGGACGCGATCAAGGTTGGGCCGCCAGGCGTGTCGATCTCCCAAATGGGCCTGGAGGCCAGCGAGGAAGACCAGGAGCGGGTGCCGATGGCGGAGAACCACATTCGGCGGTTCTGGCGCGGATATCAACGGATTATGGGATTCTAG
- a CDS encoding fumarylacetoacetate hydrolase family protein — protein MKWLSFELDGARLYGFVKGDHVVNIRAVAARLNLEDFPRTLLQLVEAGDGESGRLKEIVDNVELEDCVPLSDIEWRTPIDRPSKILGVPINNGSFAPLAHRMFEAPCFFMKPPSALAGHKQPLRLRAEYGLTHHEPELAAIIGKRARDISESEALSHVFGFTIMNDITSPSLKDEDSIALDVPQIKGQNIPWRNQAESGDDTIYLTYHTRSKGCDSFALVGPWIVTRDEISNPNSLAINAWIGSEHVTSDSTANLTFSIEKVIATASKSMTLEPGDIIHFGMAAVPTMPEKYPTVRSLDLQKMGGPIAVEIEGIGKLENPVVKE, from the coding sequence ATGAAGTGGCTTAGTTTCGAACTCGATGGCGCGCGACTCTATGGCTTTGTCAAAGGCGATCACGTCGTCAATATCCGCGCGGTAGCCGCGCGGCTAAATCTTGAAGATTTTCCGCGAACGCTTTTGCAACTGGTCGAGGCAGGGGACGGGGAATCCGGCCGATTGAAGGAAATTGTCGACAACGTAGAGCTTGAGGATTGCGTGCCGCTCTCCGACATCGAGTGGCGCACACCGATCGACCGGCCATCAAAAATTCTTGGCGTCCCGATCAACAATGGTTCGTTCGCGCCCCTTGCGCATCGCATGTTCGAGGCTCCCTGTTTCTTCATGAAGCCACCATCGGCCCTGGCTGGCCACAAGCAGCCATTGAGGCTGCGCGCCGAGTATGGGCTAACCCATCATGAACCCGAGCTGGCGGCCATCATAGGGAAACGGGCCCGCGACATTTCGGAATCCGAAGCTCTTTCCCATGTCTTCGGCTTTACCATTATGAACGATATCACCTCTCCGTCGCTCAAGGATGAGGACAGCATTGCGCTGGATGTTCCGCAAATCAAGGGCCAAAATATTCCCTGGCGCAACCAGGCTGAATCCGGCGACGACACGATCTATTTGACCTACCACACGCGTTCGAAAGGGTGCGATAGCTTTGCACTCGTCGGGCCGTGGATTGTGACGCGCGATGAAATCAGCAATCCGAATTCCCTTGCCATCAACGCCTGGATTGGCTCAGAGCATGTCACGTCCGACAGTACGGCCAATCTCACATTCAGTATCGAGAAGGTTATCGCCACTGCGTCAAAGTCTATGACGCTGGAGCCCGGGGATATCATTCATTTCGGTATGGCTGCTGTTCCGACGATGCCTGAGAAATATCCGACCGTTCGCAGTCTGGATCTTCAGAAAATGGGCGGCCCAATCGCGGTCGAAATCGAGGGAATCGGAAAGCTTGAAAACCCCGTGGTGAAAGAGTAA
- a CDS encoding flavin-dependent monooxygenase produces MMEANKEKSASAPPDLVSKVHEIMDEIATRADECEANRVVPVENIQALHRVGLLDSVKPKKFGGLEVSPPEMFQAFAELAGACPSTAWVSSLLAVHAHAIAYYDPRLQEEIWGDDPEALIGSSIAPLGKLKPVEGGYRLSGRFPWSSGCDHVSWCLLGALIEDETSGQKLHGLLAVPRADYQIEDTWYSSALKGTGSKDVVVNDVFVPGYRAETLMALNTGTSRGFGTHKGDIYTLPFQPIFASNFSAVAYGIAESALDVYRERLQNRVRAYTGAKASLSPPGYMRLAESYHEVRAARLILESEWNDFADHAARRAAPTLDTMVRWRTSQAYATRLSVSAVDRLMMASGGSAILLSSKLQRCFRDVHGAAAHAYSDYDIATQILGRHLIGAEPDPTLL; encoded by the coding sequence ATGATGGAAGCAAACAAGGAGAAGTCTGCATCAGCTCCGCCAGATCTGGTCAGCAAAGTCCACGAGATTATGGATGAGATCGCCACGCGCGCCGATGAATGCGAAGCCAACCGCGTCGTTCCTGTTGAAAACATTCAGGCGCTACATCGTGTCGGCCTTCTGGATTCAGTAAAACCCAAGAAATTCGGTGGGCTGGAAGTCTCACCTCCCGAAATGTTCCAGGCCTTTGCCGAACTTGCCGGCGCTTGCCCATCGACGGCCTGGGTCTCGAGCCTGCTGGCAGTGCACGCGCATGCGATTGCCTATTATGATCCCAGGCTACAAGAGGAAATCTGGGGCGATGATCCTGAGGCGCTGATCGGTTCGTCGATCGCACCCTTAGGCAAGCTGAAACCTGTCGAGGGCGGTTACCGCTTATCGGGCCGGTTTCCCTGGTCAAGCGGTTGCGACCACGTCAGTTGGTGTCTCCTTGGCGCCTTGATAGAGGATGAGACAAGCGGCCAAAAGTTGCATGGCCTGCTTGCCGTACCTCGTGCTGACTATCAGATTGAGGATACCTGGTATTCGTCAGCTCTGAAAGGTACCGGCAGCAAGGATGTCGTCGTTAACGATGTCTTCGTTCCTGGCTATCGCGCCGAAACGCTTATGGCGCTGAATACGGGGACTTCACGCGGTTTTGGCACGCATAAGGGCGATATCTATACGCTCCCTTTTCAGCCTATCTTCGCTTCGAACTTCTCTGCCGTGGCGTACGGCATTGCAGAATCTGCACTGGATGTCTACCGGGAGCGCCTGCAAAACCGGGTACGGGCCTATACCGGAGCGAAGGCGTCTCTCTCCCCTCCAGGCTATATGCGCCTGGCGGAATCCTATCATGAAGTTCGGGCCGCACGTCTGATTCTCGAAAGCGAATGGAATGATTTTGCTGACCACGCCGCGCGCCGTGCGGCTCCCACCTTGGATACCATGGTCCGCTGGCGGACTTCTCAGGCCTACGCGACACGTTTATCGGTGAGCGCGGTGGACAGGCTCATGATGGCCAGCGGCGGCAGTGCCATTCTTCTTTCAAGCAAGCTCCAGCGATGCTTCCGGGACGTGCACGGCGCCGCCGCCCATGCCTACTCGGACTATGATATTGCCACGCAAATTCTTGGCCGGCATCTGATTGGCGCTGAACCAGACCCGACTCTTCTTTAA
- a CDS encoding nuclear transport factor 2 family protein, protein MTITTEFRSGHIEILDLSARFAWLIDHEEGRGVPELFVSEGRYGYEGYWCEGREAIEDFYERRRQPGTRKSRHIFTNHLIRIEKDRAFCTSNLILFATDGDAEANANPLSVLDYHDILVRDGDGNWRYLERRVVPAFGHMPKIMEKESGA, encoded by the coding sequence ATGACTATAACAACAGAATTCCGCTCTGGTCACATTGAGATCCTTGACCTTAGCGCCCGTTTCGCCTGGCTCATTGATCATGAAGAGGGGCGTGGTGTACCTGAGCTTTTCGTCTCCGAAGGCCGCTACGGCTATGAAGGGTACTGGTGCGAGGGTCGGGAGGCCATCGAAGACTTTTACGAGCGACGCCGCCAGCCGGGAACCCGGAAATCCAGGCATATATTCACAAATCATTTGATACGTATCGAGAAAGACCGTGCATTCTGCACGTCGAATCTCATTCTTTTTGCGACAGATGGGGATGCCGAAGCAAATGCCAATCCCCTCAGTGTTCTCGATTATCACGATATCCTGGTTCGCGATGGTGATGGCAACTGGCGGTATCTTGAGCGGCGGGTGGTGCCCGCTTTCGGCCATATGCCAAAAATCATGGAGAAGGAGAGCGGCGCATGA
- a CDS encoding NmrA family NAD(P)-binding protein, with the protein MNLPKGKILVFGARAHIGGPLAAYLTYKGWGEALRLATSAEANLSELQRTYPRSESVVVDYLDAAAMERAMDNVERAFIITPDFLDEKIAMSNLVQAAKRSNNLRQIVRVLGDPPAMTLAKVPPTVRAFGGGTAIQHLQAKEILDASGLPLTYVNIAAYLMDDLIRWSEPIRTQGKLLMPFERRTTWIDPTDLGEAVAHMFLEQDDGHLGQHYHLNNGSDHVTFAEIAEMISDVLQKKIVYEPSPDVWRQVFSDRYQTLFGDGADDYYLEYYAFEQRCQFAFHRSDLLARLLGRTPKTLRAWIEQNQHYLQ; encoded by the coding sequence ATGAATCTGCCAAAAGGAAAAATCCTCGTCTTCGGTGCGCGCGCCCACATAGGAGGGCCACTCGCTGCCTATTTGACCTATAAGGGCTGGGGCGAAGCATTGCGGCTTGCCACAAGCGCTGAGGCCAATCTGAGCGAACTGCAGCGAACTTATCCGCGCAGCGAATCCGTGGTTGTCGACTATCTTGACGCCGCCGCGATGGAGCGTGCAATGGATAACGTCGAGCGGGCCTTCATCATCACTCCCGACTTTTTGGATGAGAAGATTGCAATGAGCAATCTCGTCCAGGCCGCGAAACGCTCCAATAATTTGCGTCAGATCGTTCGCGTTCTGGGAGATCCGCCGGCTATGACGCTAGCGAAAGTCCCGCCGACCGTACGTGCGTTCGGGGGTGGAACGGCAATCCAACACCTCCAGGCAAAGGAAATCCTTGACGCAAGCGGACTCCCGCTGACCTATGTAAATATAGCAGCCTATCTCATGGATGATTTAATACGCTGGAGCGAGCCGATACGGACACAGGGGAAGCTTCTCATGCCGTTCGAACGGCGTACCACGTGGATCGATCCAACGGACCTGGGTGAGGCGGTCGCTCATATGTTCCTCGAACAAGATGATGGACACCTTGGTCAGCATTATCATCTCAATAATGGCAGCGACCACGTTACGTTCGCCGAGATTGCAGAGATGATCAGCGACGTCCTTCAGAAAAAGATAGTCTACGAACCATCGCCGGATGTATGGCGCCAGGTTTTCAGTGATAGATACCAAACCTTGTTTGGCGACGGGGCAGACGACTATTATCTTGAATATTATGCATTCGAACAACGGTGTCAATTCGCCTTCCATAGATCGGATCTATTGGCCCGTTTGCTCGGCAGAACGCCAAAGACGCTACGGGCTTGGATAGAACAGAATCAGCACTATCTTCAATAG